A window of the Bacteroides thetaiotaomicron VPI-5482 genome harbors these coding sequences:
- a CDS encoding BamA/OMP85 family outer membrane protein translates to MHYRISFIFVTFICLFCFAATGFTQNTNTDEDSKPVILYSGTPKKYEIADIKVEGVKNYEDYVLIGLSGLSVGQTITVPGDEITGAIKRYWKHGLFSNVQITAEKIEGNKIWLKISLTQRPRIADVRYHGVKKSERTDFESKLGMVKGMQITPNTVDRAKTLIKRYFDDKGFKNAEVIIAQKDDPSNENQVIVDIDIDKKEKIKVHAIHITGNSAIKTSKLKKVMKKTNEKGKLLNLFRTKKFVPENFEADKQLIIDKYNELGYRDAMIVKDSVAQYDEKTVDVYMDIDEGQKYYLRNVTWVGNTLYPSEQLNFLLRMKKGDVYNQKLLGERTSTDDDAIGNLYYNNGYLFYNLDPVEVNIVGDSIDLEMRIYEGRQATINKINISGNDRLYENVVRRELRIRPGQLFSKDDLMRSLREIQQMGHFDPEKLQPDIQPDPVNGTVDIGLPLTSKANDQVEFSAGWGQTGIIGKLSLKFTNFSVANLLRPGENYRGILPQGDGQTLTISGQTNAKYYQSYSISFFDPWFGGKRPNSLSVSAFFSVQTDISSRYYNSSYFNNYYNSMYSGYGGYGMYNYGNYNNYENYYDPDKSIKMWGLSLGWGKRLKWPDDYFTLSAELAYQRYNLKDWQYFPVTNGKCNDLSLSLTLARNSIDNPIFPRTGSDFSLSVQLTPPYSLFDGKDYKGYFYDPTDDRGITQDNMNKLHRWVEYHKWKFKAKTYTPLMDYIAHPKCLVLMTRTEFGLLGHYNKYKKSPFGTFDVGGDGMTGYSSYATESIALRGYENSSLTPYGKEGYAYARLGIELRYPLMLETSTNIYVLGFLEAGNAWHDISKFNPFDLKRSAGIGVRIFLPMIGMMGIDWGYGFDKINGSKEYGGSQFHFILGQEF, encoded by the coding sequence ATGCATTATCGTATTTCCTTTATATTCGTAACGTTTATCTGCCTGTTCTGCTTTGCAGCCACGGGCTTTACGCAGAATACCAACACTGACGAAGACTCTAAGCCAGTCATCTTATACTCAGGAACGCCTAAAAAGTATGAGATAGCAGACATCAAGGTTGAAGGCGTGAAGAATTATGAAGACTATGTGTTAATCGGATTATCCGGACTGTCCGTTGGACAGACGATTACCGTGCCGGGTGATGAGATTACCGGAGCAATCAAGCGCTACTGGAAACATGGTTTGTTCTCTAACGTACAGATTACTGCCGAAAAGATAGAAGGCAACAAGATTTGGTTAAAAATCAGTCTGACACAACGTCCCCGTATTGCGGATGTACGCTATCATGGTGTGAAGAAGTCAGAACGTACAGACTTTGAAAGCAAACTGGGTATGGTAAAAGGTATGCAGATCACTCCGAATACCGTTGACCGTGCAAAGACATTGATCAAACGTTATTTTGACGATAAAGGCTTTAAGAATGCAGAAGTGATTATCGCGCAAAAGGACGATCCATCTAACGAAAATCAGGTGATTGTTGACATTGATATCGACAAGAAGGAAAAGATTAAAGTGCACGCTATCCATATCACCGGAAACTCGGCCATCAAAACATCCAAGCTGAAGAAAGTAATGAAGAAGACCAATGAAAAAGGCAAACTTCTGAATCTGTTCCGCACCAAGAAATTTGTTCCGGAAAACTTTGAAGCAGATAAGCAGCTGATCATAGATAAGTATAACGAGCTGGGATATCGTGATGCAATGATCGTAAAGGACAGTGTAGCACAATACGACGAAAAGACGGTAGATGTATATATGGATATAGACGAAGGTCAGAAATATTACCTTCGTAATGTAACATGGGTAGGTAACACACTGTATCCTTCAGAACAGCTGAACTTCCTGCTCCGCATGAAGAAGGGTGATGTTTACAACCAGAAGTTGCTGGGAGAACGTACCTCTACAGATGACGACGCAATCGGTAACTTATATTACAATAACGGTTATTTGTTCTACAATCTTGATCCGGTAGAAGTAAATATCGTCGGTGACTCCATCGACCTCGAAATGAGAATCTATGAAGGCCGTCAGGCTACGATTAACAAGATCAACATCAGCGGTAACGACCGTCTGTATGAAAACGTAGTTCGTCGTGAGCTTCGTATTCGTCCGGGACAGCTGTTCAGCAAGGATGACCTGATGCGTTCATTACGTGAAATCCAGCAGATGGGACACTTTGACCCTGAAAAACTGCAGCCGGATATTCAGCCGGACCCTGTAAACGGAACAGTTGATATAGGTCTGCCTTTGACATCTAAAGCCAATGACCAGGTAGAATTCTCTGCCGGTTGGGGACAAACAGGTATCATCGGTAAGCTGAGTCTGAAATTTACCAACTTCTCTGTTGCCAACTTGCTGCGTCCGGGTGAAAACTACCGTGGTATCCTGCCGCAAGGTGACGGACAGACATTGACCATCAGCGGTCAGACGAATGCTAAATACTATCAGTCATATAGTATCTCATTCTTCGATCCTTGGTTTGGAGGTAAACGCCCGAACTCACTTTCCGTATCGGCTTTCTTCTCAGTTCAGACTGACATCAGCAGCCGTTACTACAACTCGAGCTATTTCAACAACTATTACAATAGTATGTATAGCGGTTATGGTGGCTATGGTATGTACAACTATGGCAATTACAACAACTATGAGAACTACTATGACCCCGACAAGTCTATCAAGATGTGGGGACTTTCTCTAGGTTGGGGTAAGCGTCTGAAATGGCCGGATGACTACTTTACTTTGTCTGCAGAGCTAGCTTACCAACGCTACAACCTGAAAGACTGGCAGTATTTCCCGGTAACCAACGGTAAATGTAATGACCTCAGCCTTTCACTGACTTTGGCACGTAACTCTATTGACAACCCGATCTTCCCACGTACAGGTTCGGACTTCTCGCTGTCAGTTCAGCTTACTCCTCCGTACTCATTGTTTGATGGTAAAGACTATAAAGGTTATTTCTACGATCCAACAGATGATAGGGGTATTACCCAAGATAATATGAATAAACTTCATAGATGGGTTGAATACCACAAATGGAAATTTAAAGCCAAAACATATACTCCGTTGATGGATTATATCGCACATCCTAAGTGTCTGGTATTGATGACACGTACAGAATTTGGGTTGTTAGGGCACTATAACAAATATAAGAAATCGCCATTCGGTACATTCGACGTAGGTGGTGACGGTATGACTGGTTACTCAAGTTATGCAACAGAAAGTATTGCATTGCGTGGTTATGAAAACAGTTCATTGACACCATATGGAAAAGAAGGGTATGCTTATGCACGCCTCGGCATCGAATTAAGATATCCGTTGATGCTGGAAACAAGTACTAACATTTATGTGTTAGGTTTCTTGGAGGCTGGTAACGCATGGCATGATATCTCAAAATTCAATCCGTTTGATTTGAAACGTTCTGCCGGTATCGGTGTTCGTATCTTCTTGCCGATGATTGGTATGATGGGTATCGACTGGGGTTACGGTTTCGACAAGATAAATGGTAGTAAGGAATACGGCGGCAGCCAGTTCCACTTTATCTTAGGACAAGAATTCTAA
- a CDS encoding isoprenyl transferase — protein sequence MSYIEKIDKNRIPQHIAIIMDGNGRWAKQRGKERTYGHQAGAETVHKIIEDAARLGVKYLTLYTFSTENWNRPQEEVAALMNLLVDSIEEETLMKNNIRFRIIGDIKKLPAEVQEGLSRCIEHTANNTGTCLVLALSYSSRWEMTEAVRQIATLAKTGEISPEQITDEYITAHLTTNFMPDPDLLIRTGGEIRLSNYLLWQCAYSELYFCDTFWPDFDKEEFCKAIYEYQQRERRFGKTSEQIS from the coding sequence ATGTCCTATATAGAGAAAATAGACAAAAATCGGATTCCCCAGCACATAGCCATCATTATGGATGGGAATGGGAGATGGGCTAAACAGCGGGGAAAAGAACGAACTTACGGTCACCAGGCAGGCGCAGAAACGGTACATAAAATTATCGAGGATGCTGCACGTCTGGGGGTTAAATATCTGACTTTATATACTTTCTCCACCGAGAATTGGAATCGTCCGCAGGAAGAAGTAGCAGCTTTAATGAATCTATTGGTGGATTCTATCGAAGAAGAAACGTTGATGAAGAACAATATTCGTTTCCGCATTATTGGTGATATTAAGAAATTACCTGCAGAAGTGCAGGAAGGTCTGTCAAGATGTATAGAACACACAGCTAATAATACAGGAACCTGCCTGGTACTGGCACTCAGCTACTCTTCCCGCTGGGAAATGACTGAAGCAGTCCGACAGATTGCAACGCTTGCAAAAACGGGAGAAATATCTCCCGAACAAATAACAGATGAATACATAACTGCTCATCTGACCACAAACTTTATGCCCGATCCGGATTTACTGATCCGCACGGGAGGAGAAATCCGACTAAGCAACTACCTGCTATGGCAATGTGCTTATTCGGAGCTTTATTTTTGTGATACATTCTGGCCGGACTTCGATAAAGAAGAATTCTGTAAAGCCATTTATGAGTATCAGCAAAGAGAGCGCCGGTTCGGCAAAACGAGTGAACAAATCAGCTAA
- a CDS encoding DUF6242 domain-containing protein produces MRIKFLSIIASFFMVSFVITSCLDNDNEVNYSPDATIRAFELDTIGYGVNYKFTIDQVSRLIYNVDSLPVNADTIINSILIKTLTTASGIVTMKDQNDQDSIVNINDSIDLTKYVNATEKNNFLVLKVWAPNMEVQNEYKVNIRMHTMVPDSLSWGKDPIANNPVRNTAEKQKVVTLGDKILLFAQNNEIYSTAIPAGSPTDRLNYGQKWDKETTGKLPDGADVTSIIRFVDKLYLLTKNKEVYNSNDGLTWTKDEVLNSDGVSVTNLITSFSDSDGSNHKKINGIAGIVEINGEKYFSFAEKDVTWEKDIDKLTVVPAEFPINNLSADVYATESGTLNAIVVGNTEDGLDNDTATVVWASEDGKAWIPMEIPSNNNCPKLVDPSIIHYNDAFYICGKETKDDAKGFQKFYTSPTLLVWKGVDRMFMLPGILPPVKLEGGVTQHPSLHESSFKGKEVNYTMVVDRNHYIWMVGGQGIDKIWRGRVNKLGFLIQ; encoded by the coding sequence ATGAGAATAAAGTTTTTATCAATCATTGCGAGTTTTTTCATGGTGTCATTCGTTATTACGTCTTGCCTTGACAATGATAACGAAGTCAATTATAGTCCGGATGCGACTATACGCGCATTTGAACTTGACACTATAGGTTATGGGGTAAACTATAAATTCACAATTGACCAAGTTAGTCGTTTAATATATAATGTGGATTCACTGCCTGTCAATGCTGACACGATCATTAATAGTATTCTGATCAAGACGCTGACAACAGCATCCGGTATCGTGACGATGAAAGATCAGAACGATCAGGATTCAATCGTTAATATTAACGACTCTATTGACCTGACTAAGTATGTAAATGCAACCGAGAAAAACAACTTTCTGGTACTGAAGGTATGGGCACCGAATATGGAGGTTCAGAATGAGTATAAAGTTAATATACGGATGCATACGATGGTTCCCGATTCACTCAGTTGGGGAAAAGACCCTATAGCGAACAATCCCGTGAGGAACACTGCTGAAAAACAAAAGGTAGTAACGCTTGGGGACAAGATATTATTATTCGCTCAAAACAATGAAATTTACAGTACAGCAATACCGGCAGGCTCTCCTACTGATCGTTTAAACTATGGTCAAAAATGGGATAAAGAAACTACTGGCAAACTTCCTGATGGTGCTGATGTTACCTCCATTATCCGATTCGTTGACAAGTTATATTTACTTACTAAGAATAAGGAAGTATATAATTCCAATGACGGTTTGACTTGGACAAAAGATGAAGTACTCAATTCCGATGGCGTTTCCGTTACTAATCTGATAACCAGTTTTTCTGACAGTGATGGCAGTAACCATAAAAAGATAAATGGAATAGCAGGTATAGTAGAAATCAATGGAGAGAAATATTTCAGTTTTGCAGAGAAAGATGTAACATGGGAGAAAGATATAGACAAATTAACAGTTGTTCCTGCAGAGTTCCCGATAAACAACCTGTCAGCCGATGTATATGCAACTGAAAGCGGAACGTTGAATGCAATCGTTGTGGGTAATACAGAAGACGGTTTAGACAATGACACAGCTACAGTCGTTTGGGCTTCAGAAGATGGTAAAGCCTGGATTCCAATGGAGATTCCATCAAATAACAACTGTCCGAAATTAGTAGACCCGTCTATTATACATTATAACGACGCATTTTACATTTGTGGAAAAGAAACTAAAGATGATGCTAAGGGATTCCAGAAATTCTATACCTCCCCGACATTACTTGTATGGAAAGGGGTAGACAGAATGTTCATGCTTCCCGGAATTCTTCCTCCGGTGAAACTTGAAGGAGGAGTAACACAACATCCTTCTCTTCACGAATCCAGCTTCAAGGGAAAAGAAGTAAACTACACAATGGTAGTTGACAGAAACCATTATATATGGATGGTAGGTGGTCAAGGTATTGACAAAATCTGGCGTGGTAGAGTTAATAAACTCGGATTTCTAATACAGTAA
- the ribD gene encoding bifunctional diaminohydroxyphosphoribosylaminopyrimidine deaminase/5-amino-6-(5-phosphoribosylamino)uracil reductase RibD gives MEEEKYMRRCIELAKNGLCNVAPNPMVGAVIVCDGLIIGEGYHIRCGEAHAEVNAIRSVKDKSLLSRSTIYVSLEPCSHYGKTPPCADLIIEKQIPRIVIGCQDPFSQVAGRGIQKLRDAGREVTVGVLEKECRYLIRRFITFNTLHRPFITLKWAESADHFIDVERTDGNPVVLSSPLTSMLVHKKRAETDAIMVGRRTALLDNPSLTVRNWYGRNPVRIVLDRALSLPHSLRLFDGEVPTIVFTAEKHPDKKNVTYRTIEFTQDILPQIMKVLYQQKIQSLLVEGGSQLLQSFIDAELWDEVYIEKCPCKLNSGVKAPEISDNFSYSTEKHFDRQIWHYVFEK, from the coding sequence ATGGAAGAAGAAAAATACATGAGACGTTGCATTGAACTGGCAAAAAACGGACTGTGCAATGTCGCTCCAAACCCGATGGTAGGGGCTGTTATCGTATGTGACGGACTTATTATCGGCGAAGGATATCACATCCGCTGCGGAGAGGCGCATGCCGAAGTAAACGCGATTCGTTCCGTCAAAGACAAGTCTTTATTGAGCCGTTCCACCATTTATGTCAGCCTGGAACCTTGCTCACACTACGGAAAGACGCCTCCTTGTGCCGACTTGATTATCGAGAAGCAGATTCCCCGTATTGTAATTGGCTGTCAAGACCCGTTCTCACAGGTCGCCGGACGAGGAATTCAGAAGTTGCGGGACGCCGGAAGAGAAGTGACAGTAGGCGTACTGGAGAAAGAATGCAGGTATCTGATCCGGCGCTTCATTACTTTCAATACGCTGCACCGCCCCTTTATCACACTAAAATGGGCAGAATCGGCTGATCATTTCATTGATGTAGAACGAACAGACGGCAATCCCGTAGTACTGTCCTCCCCTCTTACTTCCATGCTTGTACATAAAAAGAGAGCGGAAACTGATGCAATCATGGTAGGCAGGCGGACAGCATTGTTGGACAATCCGTCGCTGACAGTCCGCAACTGGTACGGCCGGAATCCGGTACGCATCGTTTTGGACCGTGCATTGTCTCTTCCCCACAGCCTGCGTCTGTTTGACGGAGAAGTACCCACCATCGTATTTACAGCAGAAAAACATCCGGACAAGAAGAACGTCACATACCGCACGATTGAATTCACACAGGATATTCTGCCACAGATCATGAAAGTGCTATATCAACAAAAAATACAGTCCTTACTGGTAGAGGGAGGAAGTCAGCTGCTCCAATCATTTATTGATGCCGAACTATGGGATGAAGTATATATTGAGAAATGTCCGTGCAAGCTGAATTCCGGTGTTAAAGCACCTGAAATAAGCGATAATTTTAGTTATTCGACTGAAAAACACTTCGACAGACAGATTTGGCATTATGTTTTCGAGAAATAG
- the prmC gene encoding peptide chain release factor N(5)-glutamine methyltransferase: MNRITAYIRQSLQDIYPPEEVKALSMLICCDMLGVDALDIYMGKDIILSACKQRELENIIFRLQKNEPIQYIRGYAEFCGRNFRVAPGVLIPRPETAELVDLIVKENPDARRLLDIGTGSGCIAISLDKNLPDAKVDAWDISEEALAIARKNNEELDAQVTFRRQDVFSADGIQGTSYDIIVSNPPYVTETEKTEMEANVLDWEPELALFVPDEDPLRFYRRIAELGRELLRPGGKLYFEINQAYGQDMIRMIEMNQYRDVRVIKDIFGKDRILTANR, translated from the coding sequence ATGAACCGCATCACTGCTTACATTCGTCAGTCACTACAGGATATTTATCCGCCGGAAGAGGTCAAAGCTCTTTCGATGTTGATCTGTTGCGACATGTTGGGGGTGGATGCGCTTGATATTTACATGGGCAAAGATATAATTTTATCTGCATGCAAACAGCGTGAATTAGAAAACATTATATTCCGTTTGCAGAAAAATGAGCCAATACAGTACATTCGGGGATATGCTGAGTTCTGTGGAAGGAACTTTCGGGTAGCTCCCGGCGTGCTGATCCCTCGTCCGGAGACTGCCGAACTGGTGGACCTGATTGTAAAGGAGAATCCGGATGCCCGTCGCCTATTAGATATAGGTACAGGAAGCGGATGTATCGCCATCTCTCTGGATAAAAATCTGCCGGATGCGAAAGTGGATGCCTGGGATATTTCGGAAGAAGCGTTGGCTATTGCCCGTAAAAATAATGAAGAGTTGGATGCTCAGGTCACCTTCCGTCGACAGGATGTTTTTTCTGCTGACGGAATACAGGGGACATCTTACGATATAATTGTCAGCAATCCGCCCTATGTGACGGAAACTGAAAAAACAGAGATGGAAGCCAATGTGCTTGACTGGGAGCCGGAACTTGCCCTGTTTGTTCCTGATGAAGACCCTCTGCGTTTCTATCGCCGGATTGCGGAACTGGGACGAGAACTACTTCGTCCGGGTGGCAAACTCTATTTTGAAATCAATCAGGCATACGGACAAGACATGATACGCATGATAGAAATGAACCAATATCGGGACGTTCGTGTTATAAAAGACATATTTGGAAAAGATAGAATACTTACAGCTAACCGATGA
- a CDS encoding regulatory protein RecX, whose product MSAQLTDEEALNRVASYCSAAEHCRAEVNEKLQRWGIAYETIARILERLETEKYIDDERYCRAFVNDKFRFAKWGKMKIAQGLYMKKIPSDVAWRHLNEIDEEEYLSILRDLLASKRKSIHAKDDYELNGKLMRFAVSRGFELKDIRRCIEIPEEEEQFS is encoded by the coding sequence ATGAGTGCACAATTAACAGATGAAGAGGCGTTGAATCGTGTTGCCTCTTATTGCTCCGCTGCAGAACATTGCCGGGCAGAAGTAAATGAGAAATTACAGCGTTGGGGTATAGCCTATGAGACCATAGCGCGTATCCTTGAACGGCTGGAAACCGAAAAGTATATTGATGACGAGCGCTATTGCCGTGCTTTTGTGAACGATAAGTTTCGTTTTGCCAAATGGGGTAAAATGAAAATAGCACAGGGACTCTACATGAAGAAGATTCCTTCCGATGTGGCATGGCGTCATCTGAACGAAATTGATGAAGAGGAATATCTCTCCATCCTGCGTGACTTGCTGGCTTCCAAACGGAAAAGCATTCATGCGAAAGATGATTATGAACTGAACGGAAAGCTGATGCGATTTGCGGTGAGCCGTGGTTTTGAACTCAAAGATATACGTCGTTGTATCGAAATTCCGGAGGAAGAGGAACAATTCAGTTAA
- the pyrE gene encoding orotate phosphoribosyltransferase, whose amino-acid sequence MKNLERLFAEKLLKIKAIKLQPANPFTWASGWKSPFYCDNRKTLSYPSLRNFVKIEITRLILERFGQVDAIAGVATGAIPQGALVADALNLPFVYVRSTPKDHGLENLIEGELRPGMKVVVVEDLISTGGSSLKAVEAIRRDGCEVIGMVAAYTYGFPVAEEAFKNAKVPLVTLTNYEAVLDVALRTGYIEEEDIATLNDWRKDPAHWDAGK is encoded by the coding sequence ATGAAAAACTTAGAGAGACTATTTGCGGAGAAACTTTTGAAGATTAAGGCTATTAAACTTCAACCCGCTAACCCTTTTACATGGGCTTCTGGATGGAAATCCCCCTTTTACTGTGACAACCGTAAAACTCTGTCCTATCCTTCTCTTCGTAATTTTGTGAAGATTGAGATTACACGTCTGATATTGGAACGATTCGGACAGGTGGATGCGATTGCAGGTGTGGCTACAGGTGCTATCCCTCAGGGAGCATTAGTGGCTGACGCGTTGAATCTGCCGTTCGTGTATGTTCGTTCTACCCCGAAAGACCACGGATTGGAAAACCTGATTGAAGGAGAACTTCGTCCGGGTATGAAAGTCGTAGTGGTTGAAGATTTGATTTCTACAGGTGGTAGTAGTTTGAAGGCTGTGGAAGCAATTCGTCGCGATGGTTGTGAAGTGATCGGTATGGTAGCTGCCTATACGTATGGCTTTCCCGTTGCCGAGGAAGCATTCAAGAATGCTAAAGTACCTTTGGTGACGTTGACCAATTACGAAGCAGTACTTGATGTAGCACTTCGTACCGGTTATATCGAAGAAGAAGATATTGCGACATTGAACGATTGGCGTAAAGACCCGGCTCATTGGGATGCAGGGAAATAA
- a CDS encoding SRPBCC family protein, with the protein MANFESSVKVIPYSQERVYAKLSDLSNLESVKGRLPEDKIQDLSFDSDTLSFSVSPIGQLTLQIVEREPCKCIKLATTNSPLPFNMWIQLVSTAEEECKLKVTISMDINPFMKAMVQKPLQDGLEKMVEMLSMINY; encoded by the coding sequence ATGGCTAATTTTGAAAGTAGTGTAAAGGTAATACCTTACAGTCAGGAACGTGTGTATGCCAAGCTGTCGGACTTGAGCAACCTGGAATCAGTGAAAGGCCGTTTACCGGAAGATAAAATACAGGACTTGAGTTTTGATTCGGATACACTGAGCTTTAGCGTTTCGCCTATCGGTCAGCTGACGTTGCAGATTGTTGAGCGTGAACCTTGCAAATGTATTAAACTGGCAACTACCAACTCTCCGCTACCTTTTAATATGTGGATTCAGCTAGTCTCAACAGCAGAGGAAGAGTGCAAGTTGAAAGTGACTATCAGTATGGATATCAATCCGTTTATGAAAGCGATGGTACAGAAACCTCTTCAGGATGGTCTGGAGAAGATGGTTGAGATGCTGTCGATGATTAACTATTAA
- the argH gene encoding argininosuccinate lyase, with product MAQKLWEKSVQVNKDIERFTVGRDREMDLYLAKHDVLGSMAHITMLESIGLLTKEELEQLLAELKTIYASVERGEFIIEEGVEDVHSQVELMLTRRLGDVGKKIHSGRSRNDQVLLDLKLFTRTQIREIAEAVEQLFHVLILQSERYKNVLMPGYTHLQIAMPSSFGLWFGAYAESLVDDMQFLQAAFRMCNRNPLGSAAGYGSSFPLNRTMTTDLLGFDSLNYNVVYAQMGRGKLERNVAFALATIAGTISKLAFDACMFNSQNFGFVKLPDDCTTGSSIMPHKKNPDVFELTRAKCNKLQSLPQQIMMIANNLPSGYFRDLQIIKEVFLPAFQELKDCLQMTTYIMNEIKVNEHILDDDKYLFIFSVEEVNRLAREGMPFRDAYKKVGLDIEAGKFTHDKQVHHTHEGSIGNLCNDEISALMQQVVDGFNFCGMEQAEKALLGR from the coding sequence ATGGCGCAGAAACTTTGGGAAAAATCCGTGCAGGTAAATAAAGACATCGAACGTTTTACGGTGGGACGTGATCGTGAGATGGATCTTTATCTGGCTAAACATGATGTACTCGGTTCTATGGCTCATATTACGATGCTCGAAAGTATCGGTCTGTTGACCAAGGAAGAACTGGAACAGTTGTTGGCTGAGTTGAAGACTATTTATGCTTCGGTCGAAAGAGGTGAGTTTATAATAGAAGAAGGAGTAGAGGATGTGCATTCGCAGGTAGAATTGATGCTGACCCGCCGTTTGGGAGATGTCGGTAAGAAGATTCACAGTGGTCGTTCACGGAATGATCAGGTTTTGCTGGACCTCAAACTCTTTACCCGTACACAGATTCGCGAGATCGCGGAAGCGGTGGAACAACTCTTTCATGTGTTGATTCTTCAGAGTGAGCGATATAAAAATGTCCTGATGCCGGGATATACCCATTTGCAGATTGCGATGCCTTCATCCTTTGGATTGTGGTTCGGTGCTTATGCCGAAAGCCTGGTGGATGATATGCAGTTCCTACAAGCGGCTTTCAGGATGTGCAATCGCAATCCTTTGGGCTCTGCAGCAGGATATGGCTCCTCTTTCCCGTTGAACCGGACGATGACAACCGATTTGTTAGGTTTTGATTCGCTGAATTATAATGTCGTTTATGCGCAGATGGGACGTGGCAAGTTGGAGCGTAATGTTGCTTTTGCATTGGCTACCATTGCCGGAACGATCTCCAAGCTGGCTTTTGATGCTTGTATGTTCAATAGTCAGAACTTCGGTTTCGTGAAGCTGCCGGATGATTGTACTACCGGTTCGAGCATCATGCCTCATAAGAAGAATCCGGATGTGTTCGAACTGACACGTGCTAAATGTAATAAACTGCAGTCTCTTCCTCAGCAGATAATGATGATAGCAAACAATCTGCCATCCGGTTACTTCCGTGACTTACAGATTATTAAAGAGGTTTTCCTTCCCGCTTTTCAGGAACTGAAGGACTGCTTGCAGATGACGACTTATATCATGAATGAGATTAAGGTGAATGAACATATCCTTGATGATGATAAATATCTGTTTATTTTCAGTGTCGAGGAAGTGAATCGACTGGCTCGTGAAGGTATGCCTTTCCGTGATGCGTATAAGAAAGTCGGTCTTGATATAGAAGCCGGAAAATTTACTCATGACAAACAGGTGCATCATACACACGAAGGAAGTATCGGTAATCTTTGTAATGATGAAATCTCCGCATTAATGCAACAAGTGGTCGATGGCTTCAATTTCTGTGGAATGGAGCAGGCTGAGAAAGCATTATTAGGGCGATAA